The following are from one region of the Andrena cerasifolii isolate SP2316 chromosome 1, iyAndCera1_principal, whole genome shotgun sequence genome:
- the Nahoda gene encoding DOMON-like domain-containing protein nahoda isoform X4 gives MSLRTCPTMLVGLVLMVLAISYREVQGHVALTFPRARKYDLDFLDTARTPGPCGMPRGDVKTSLLSGSNFNVTWHLAYPHRGGFRLQILDALDRPLVDLTPVTKSSEFVEDDATAQNYAVQLPQNFTCTDCTIRLLREAEEWGASYRFWSCADIDIVDKTSYREDCSGHGRYLLSRCRCDRLYHGTRCEFKEECLDDSDCGIQGTCIDNGGTTAPTKQCYCNTGWFGPGCAKRNPIKTIDVGLDSYTMKKFSDSFTFYWRILKESKELEGVMVVNGTSWVGVGWRPSDLTPACRAFPDIQEKPRGEPLPQPEPKAEPEPESEPKAEPKPEPEPEPEPESGTQRSGTKRRSAKAHDLASLAATPRSDVDVTVQTSVTYRVSTKQGRKKRSPESVAPSTDAILPGPGHKFTPKQDFNPMDCTDIIIGSARGNSHRIGDYYTRDRSTPRKDEYWGGRDTLTAAMGFERDGVTTILFRRKLAANEPTDHEIVDGSMQVIWAKGQEPGKYVHHPPSGIEKAKVSVKDFYKPDELKYHGHGSQRGAVTMNFFAEKRRQEMSSNGNTTMQNGSCSGEWRYPRQCSPENGTCEYSIQWKYKGRKDELSFVISTTNTNAWTGVGFSDDEKMSQTDAVLGWVDDKSGRAFVMDTWISGYNAPLLDPSQDIYNTGGSKVDGVTTLKFSRKRITKDNRDLSFTDDHCLYMMYPVKGGIFNAVSKKIRKHNAVPVVSSERICIKSCGLEELDELTTPPPPRLRYDVEVKLVNLGDGFMAPTPGSPDFEVISNRISDSFGPVFEKLPGYYQIRLNQLQKDEDQNGVIARMDLFLDKNEVKGRSLKPLDTSAAAEKALKEALVTGKVGALSVDPQYLVVRAPRVNDLGGGDTDEESSFTSDLFLDVTKLYIVVGCVAALLALALLQASCTLYRSSRRRATKDRLIASNAWKDYASGANTNFAFEAFETEEKAPPPPVSSLPRHREMTSNGLTGTDTVEGPNRLMGPRATYSLPRAPGTRHTAPIQPGYYTQDRRDHYQRSKNNAHNPSSGVSTQPNQPDFYFMPSQRKYSGEVVRVYVDYGSQPQK, from the exons GCGATGTCAAGACTAGTTTACTGTCCGGGAGTAACTTCAACGTCACGTGGCATCTGGCTTACCCTCATCGA GGTGGATTTCGACTGCAAATCTTGGACGCCCTCGACAGGCCGCTGGTTGATTTGACTCCTGTGACTAAGAGCAGCGAGTTCGTAGAAGATGACGCCAC AGCACAGAATTACGCCGTGCAGTTACCACAAAATTTTACCTGCACCGATTGTACGATTCGACTTCTACGAGAAGCCGAAGAGTGGGGGGCCAGTTACCGATTTTGGTCTTGCGCTGATATCGAT ATCGTCGATAAGACGAGCTACAGAGAAGACTGCAGCGGTCACGGCCGATATCTCCTGAGTCGATGCAGATGCGATCGTCTGTATCACGGTACAAGGTGCGAATTTAAGGAAGAATGCCTGGACGACTCTGACTGCGGTATTCAGGGCACGTGCATCGACAATGGCGGCACGACCGCGCCCACCAAGCAATGCTACTGCAACACCGGCTGGTTCGGTCCTGGTTGCGCGAAGA GGAATCCAATCAAGACCATCGACGTGGGATTGGATTCCTACACGATGAAAAAGTTTTCGGACAGCTTCACGTTCTATTGGCGAATACTGAAGGAGAGCAAAGAACTCGAGGGCGTGATGGTAGTGAATGGAACAAGCTGGGTCGGTGTTGGCTGGCGACCGAGCGACCTGACTCCGGCTTGTCGAGCTTTCCCTGATATCCAAGAAAAACCAAGGGGAGAGCCGCTTCCACAGCCAGAGCCAAAAGCGGAACCGGAACCCGAATCCGAGCCGAAAGCAGAACCGAAGCCGGAGCCAGAGCCTGAACCGGAGCCGGAGAGTGGAACGCAGAGGTCCGGTACCAAGAGGAGATCAGCCAAAGCGCATGATCTAGCGTCCTTGGCGGCGACTCCTCGATCGGACGTCGACGTCACTGTGCAGACCAGCGTGACTTACAGGGTCAGCACGAAACAAG GGCGTAAGAAGAGATCTCCAGAATCAGTGGCCCCCTCTACAGACG CAATCCTGCCTGGACCAGGACACAAGTTCACGCCGAAGCAGGACTTCAATCCGATGGACTGCACCGACATCATAATAGGGTCAGCACGGGGTAACAGTCACAGGATCGGCGACTATTACACCAGAGACAGATCCACCCCCAGAAAGGACGAATATTGGGGTGGAAGAGATACCCTTACCGCAGCCATGGGCTTTGAACGCGACGGTGTCACCACCATACTCTTCCGAAGAAAATTAGCTGCGAACGAACCGACCGATCACGAAATCGTGGATGGTAGTATGCAGGTGATATGGGCGAAGGGGCAAGAACCTGGGAAGTATGTTCACCACCCGCCGAGTGGGATCGAAAAGGCCAAGGTCAGCGTGAAGGACTTCTACAAGCCCGACGAGCTGAAGTACCATGGACATGGTTCGCAGAGGGGCGCTGTGACGATGAACTTCTTCG CGGAAAAGAGGAGGCAAGAAATGAGCAGTAACGGCAACACAACGATGCAGAATGGAAGTTGCAGTGGCGAGTGGCGTTATCCTCGGCAATGCTCACCTGAAAATGGTACCTGCGAATACTCTATACAGTGGAAGTACAAGGGACGAAAG GATGAATTATCGTTCGTCATCTCCACCACCAACACGAATGCCTGGACCGGTGTTGGATTCTCCGATGATGAGAAAATG TCGCAAACAGACGCAGTGTTGGGTTGGGTGGACGACAAGTCGGGTCGAGCTTTTGTCATGGACACTTGGATCAGCGGATACAATGCCCCACTTCTCGATCCCTCTCAAGATATTTACAACACCGGTGGCAGCAAAGTGGATGGCGTAACGACTCTCAAGTTCTCGAGGAAGCGAATAACAAAGGACAATAGGGATCTCTCTTTTACGGACGATCACTGCTTGTACATGATGTACCCGGTGAAGGGAGGCATTTTCAACGCTGTCAGCAAGAAAATACGCAAACACAACGCTGTGCCTGTCGTCTCCTCCGAAAGGATATGCATAAAGTCCTGTGGCCTCGAAG AACTCGACGAGCTCACAACACCGCCGCCGCCAAGGCTACGCTACGACGTTGAAGTGAAGCTGGTGAACCTGGGCGACGGTTTCATGGCGCCCACTCCAGGCAGCCCTGACTTCGAAGTTATATCAAACAGAATATCCGACAGCTTCGGTCCAGTCTTCGAGAAACTACCGGGCTACTACCAAATTCGCCTGAACCAATTACAAAA GGATGAGGATCAGAACGGCGTTATCGCGCGCATGGATCTGTTCTTGGACAAGAACGAAGTGAAGGGCCGGTCGCTGAAACCATTGGACACTAGCGCAGCCGCGGAGAAGGCGTTGAAAGAAGCTCTGGTTACTGGGAAAGTCGGTGCACTTAGTGTCGATCCGCAGTACTTGGTCGTTAGAGCTCCTCGAG TAAACGACCTGGGTGGAGGAGACACGGATGAAGAATCATCATTCACGTCAGACCTGTTCCTGGACGTGACGAAGCTGTACATCGTCGTTGGGTGCGTTGCTGCGTTACTGGCGCTCGCCTTGCTGCAAGCAAGCTGCACCCTCTACAGATCTTCGAGAAGACGAGCGACGAAG GACCGCCTGATCGCCAGCAACGCGTGGAAAGACTACGCCTCGGGTGCCAACACGAACTTCGCCTTCGAGGCTTTTGAAACAGAGGAGAAGGCACCTCCACCGCCCGTCTCCAGCCTACCCCGTCACAGAGAGATGACCAGCAACGGTCTGACTGGTACAGACACGGTAGAAGGCCCCAACAGACTGATGGGGCCAAGGGCGACGTACAGTCTGCCGCGCGCGCCAGGCACGAGGCACACAGCACCCATCCAACCTGGTTACTACACCCAGGACCGCAGGGATCACTATCAGCGATCAAAGAACAACGCGCACAACCCGTCGAGCGGCGTGTCCACGCAGCCCAATCAGCCCGACTTCTACTTCATGCCCAGCCAGCGCAAATACAGCGGGGAGGTGGTGCGCGTGTACGTGGACTACGGCAGCCAACCGCAGAAGTAG
- the Nahoda gene encoding DOMON-like domain-containing protein nahoda isoform X1, giving the protein MSLRTCPTMLVGLVLMVLAISYREVQGHVALTFPRARKYDLDFLDTARTPGPCGMPRGDVKTSLLSGSNFNVTWHLAYPHRGGFRLQILDALDRPLVDLTPVTKSSEFVEDDATAQNYAVQLPQNFTCTDCTIRLLREAEEWGASYRFWSCADIDIVDKTSYREDCSGHGRYLLSRCRCDRLYHGTRCEFKEECLDDSDCGIQGTCIDNGGTTAPTKQCYCNTGWFGPGCAKRNPIKTIDVGLDSYTMKKFSDSFTFYWRILKESKELEGVMVVNGTSWVGVGWRPSDLTPACRAFPDIQEKPRGEPLPQPEPKAEPEPESEPKAEPKPEPEPEPEPESGTQRSGTKRRSAKAHDLASLAATPRSDVDVTVQTSVTYRVSTKQGRKKRSPESVAPSTDGEPVAEPSTVDSTNTTPEPISEPKSEPEPTSEPEPKSEPEPKSEPEPKSEPEPKSEPEPKSEPEPKSEPEPKSEPEPKSEPEPASKAAPRSHSESVVKAAPRFHSESISKAAARSHPEPISKAEPRSQTEPISNPEPSSAPEPEPSSEPEPKSEPEPKSEPEPKSEPEPSSEPEPKSEPEPSSEPEPKSEPEPKSEPEPKSEPEPSSEPEPKSEPEPSSEPEPKSEPEPSSEPEPKSEPEPTSEPEPKSEPTSEPEPISGPKSSATKAILPGPGHKFTPKQDFNPMDCTDIIIGSARGNSHRIGDYYTRDRSTPRKDEYWGGRDTLTAAMGFERDGVTTILFRRKLAANEPTDHEIVDGSMQVIWAKGQEPGKYVHHPPSGIEKAKVSVKDFYKPDELKYHGHGSQRGAVTMNFFAEKRRQEMSSNGNTTMQNGSCSGEWRYPRQCSPENGTCEYSIQWKYKGRKDELSFVISTTNTNAWTGVGFSDDEKMSQTDAVLGWVDDKSGRAFVMDTWISGYNAPLLDPSQDIYNTGGSKVDGVTTLKFSRKRITKDNRDLSFTDDHCLYMMYPVKGGIFNAVSKKIRKHNAVPVVSSERICIKSCGLEELDELTTPPPPRLRYDVEVKLVNLGDGFMAPTPGSPDFEVISNRISDSFGPVFEKLPGYYQIRLNQLQKDEDQNGVIARMDLFLDKNEVKGRSLKPLDTSAAAEKALKEALVTGKVGALSVDPQYLVVRAPRVNDLGGGDTDEESSFTSDLFLDVTKLYIVVGCVAALLALALLQASCTLYRSSRRRATKDRLIASNAWKDYASGANTNFAFEAFETEEKAPPPPVSSLPRHREMTSNGLTGTDTVEGPNRLMGPRATYSLPRAPGTRHTAPIQPGYYTQDRRDHYQRSKNNAHNPSSGVSTQPNQPDFYFMPSQRKYSGEVVRVYVDYGSQPQK; this is encoded by the exons GCGATGTCAAGACTAGTTTACTGTCCGGGAGTAACTTCAACGTCACGTGGCATCTGGCTTACCCTCATCGA GGTGGATTTCGACTGCAAATCTTGGACGCCCTCGACAGGCCGCTGGTTGATTTGACTCCTGTGACTAAGAGCAGCGAGTTCGTAGAAGATGACGCCAC AGCACAGAATTACGCCGTGCAGTTACCACAAAATTTTACCTGCACCGATTGTACGATTCGACTTCTACGAGAAGCCGAAGAGTGGGGGGCCAGTTACCGATTTTGGTCTTGCGCTGATATCGAT ATCGTCGATAAGACGAGCTACAGAGAAGACTGCAGCGGTCACGGCCGATATCTCCTGAGTCGATGCAGATGCGATCGTCTGTATCACGGTACAAGGTGCGAATTTAAGGAAGAATGCCTGGACGACTCTGACTGCGGTATTCAGGGCACGTGCATCGACAATGGCGGCACGACCGCGCCCACCAAGCAATGCTACTGCAACACCGGCTGGTTCGGTCCTGGTTGCGCGAAGA GGAATCCAATCAAGACCATCGACGTGGGATTGGATTCCTACACGATGAAAAAGTTTTCGGACAGCTTCACGTTCTATTGGCGAATACTGAAGGAGAGCAAAGAACTCGAGGGCGTGATGGTAGTGAATGGAACAAGCTGGGTCGGTGTTGGCTGGCGACCGAGCGACCTGACTCCGGCTTGTCGAGCTTTCCCTGATATCCAAGAAAAACCAAGGGGAGAGCCGCTTCCACAGCCAGAGCCAAAAGCGGAACCGGAACCCGAATCCGAGCCGAAAGCAGAACCGAAGCCGGAGCCAGAGCCTGAACCGGAGCCGGAGAGTGGAACGCAGAGGTCCGGTACCAAGAGGAGATCAGCCAAAGCGCATGATCTAGCGTCCTTGGCGGCGACTCCTCGATCGGACGTCGACGTCACTGTGCAGACCAGCGTGACTTACAGGGTCAGCACGAAACAAG GGCGTAAGAAGAGATCTCCAGAATCAGTGGCCCCCTCTACAGACG GGGAACCCGTCGCCGAGCCGAGCACTGTCGACAGCACCAACACCACGCCTGAACCCATATCAGAGCCCAAATCTGAACCAGAACCCACGTCCGAGCCTGAACCCAAATCCGAGCCTGAACCCAAGTCTGAGCCTGAACCCAAGTCTGAGCCTGAACCCAAGTCTGAGCCTGAACCCAAGTCCGAGCCTGAACCCAAGTCCGAGCCTGAACCCAAGTCCGAGCCTGAACCAAAATCTGAACCAGAACCTGCTTCAAAAGCTGCACCGAGGTCCCATTCAGAATCCGTCGTCAAAGCTGCACCAAGGTTCCATTCAGAATCCATCTCCAAAGCTGCAGCGAGATCCCATCCAGAACCTATCTCCAAAGCTGAACCTAGATCACAGACAGAACCCATTTCCAATCCAGAACCGAGCTCTGCGCCTGAACCGGAGCCCAGCTCAGAGCCAGAGCCGAAATCTGAACCTGAACCCAAATCTGAACCGGAGCCTAAATCTGAGCCAGAACCCAGTTCAGAACCAGAGCCTAAATCTGAGCCAGAACCCAGTTCAGAACCAGAGCCGAAATCTGAACCTGAACCCAAATCTGAACCGGAGCCTAAATCTGAGCCAGAACCCAGTTCAGAACCAGAGCCTAAATCTGAGCCGGAACCCAGTTCAGAACCAGAGCCTAAATCTGAGCCAGAACCCAGTTCAGAACCAGAGCCAAAGTCCGAACCGGAACCCACCTCCGAGCCAGAGCCAAAGTCTGAACCTACCTCGGAGCCAGAGCCGATTTCGGGCCCCAAGTCGAGCGCCACAAAAG CAATCCTGCCTGGACCAGGACACAAGTTCACGCCGAAGCAGGACTTCAATCCGATGGACTGCACCGACATCATAATAGGGTCAGCACGGGGTAACAGTCACAGGATCGGCGACTATTACACCAGAGACAGATCCACCCCCAGAAAGGACGAATATTGGGGTGGAAGAGATACCCTTACCGCAGCCATGGGCTTTGAACGCGACGGTGTCACCACCATACTCTTCCGAAGAAAATTAGCTGCGAACGAACCGACCGATCACGAAATCGTGGATGGTAGTATGCAGGTGATATGGGCGAAGGGGCAAGAACCTGGGAAGTATGTTCACCACCCGCCGAGTGGGATCGAAAAGGCCAAGGTCAGCGTGAAGGACTTCTACAAGCCCGACGAGCTGAAGTACCATGGACATGGTTCGCAGAGGGGCGCTGTGACGATGAACTTCTTCG CGGAAAAGAGGAGGCAAGAAATGAGCAGTAACGGCAACACAACGATGCAGAATGGAAGTTGCAGTGGCGAGTGGCGTTATCCTCGGCAATGCTCACCTGAAAATGGTACCTGCGAATACTCTATACAGTGGAAGTACAAGGGACGAAAG GATGAATTATCGTTCGTCATCTCCACCACCAACACGAATGCCTGGACCGGTGTTGGATTCTCCGATGATGAGAAAATG TCGCAAACAGACGCAGTGTTGGGTTGGGTGGACGACAAGTCGGGTCGAGCTTTTGTCATGGACACTTGGATCAGCGGATACAATGCCCCACTTCTCGATCCCTCTCAAGATATTTACAACACCGGTGGCAGCAAAGTGGATGGCGTAACGACTCTCAAGTTCTCGAGGAAGCGAATAACAAAGGACAATAGGGATCTCTCTTTTACGGACGATCACTGCTTGTACATGATGTACCCGGTGAAGGGAGGCATTTTCAACGCTGTCAGCAAGAAAATACGCAAACACAACGCTGTGCCTGTCGTCTCCTCCGAAAGGATATGCATAAAGTCCTGTGGCCTCGAAG AACTCGACGAGCTCACAACACCGCCGCCGCCAAGGCTACGCTACGACGTTGAAGTGAAGCTGGTGAACCTGGGCGACGGTTTCATGGCGCCCACTCCAGGCAGCCCTGACTTCGAAGTTATATCAAACAGAATATCCGACAGCTTCGGTCCAGTCTTCGAGAAACTACCGGGCTACTACCAAATTCGCCTGAACCAATTACAAAA GGATGAGGATCAGAACGGCGTTATCGCGCGCATGGATCTGTTCTTGGACAAGAACGAAGTGAAGGGCCGGTCGCTGAAACCATTGGACACTAGCGCAGCCGCGGAGAAGGCGTTGAAAGAAGCTCTGGTTACTGGGAAAGTCGGTGCACTTAGTGTCGATCCGCAGTACTTGGTCGTTAGAGCTCCTCGAG TAAACGACCTGGGTGGAGGAGACACGGATGAAGAATCATCATTCACGTCAGACCTGTTCCTGGACGTGACGAAGCTGTACATCGTCGTTGGGTGCGTTGCTGCGTTACTGGCGCTCGCCTTGCTGCAAGCAAGCTGCACCCTCTACAGATCTTCGAGAAGACGAGCGACGAAG GACCGCCTGATCGCCAGCAACGCGTGGAAAGACTACGCCTCGGGTGCCAACACGAACTTCGCCTTCGAGGCTTTTGAAACAGAGGAGAAGGCACCTCCACCGCCCGTCTCCAGCCTACCCCGTCACAGAGAGATGACCAGCAACGGTCTGACTGGTACAGACACGGTAGAAGGCCCCAACAGACTGATGGGGCCAAGGGCGACGTACAGTCTGCCGCGCGCGCCAGGCACGAGGCACACAGCACCCATCCAACCTGGTTACTACACCCAGGACCGCAGGGATCACTATCAGCGATCAAAGAACAACGCGCACAACCCGTCGAGCGGCGTGTCCACGCAGCCCAATCAGCCCGACTTCTACTTCATGCCCAGCCAGCGCAAATACAGCGGGGAGGTGGTGCGCGTGTACGTGGACTACGGCAGCCAACCGCAGAAGTAG